The window TTttctcaaaatcagattttttcgtttttgatgTCACCGCAAAGATGAtaactaaaaaagttttcaagataattctctaaaattttgtaccagtgtttaagaatataaaacacATGTTTGGAACTAaggattaagaaaattttgtatatttacattttttatgatagTTTTGATTCTGTGATACATGtaactttttcgaaaaatttgtactttaaagcattttggatcataacatacaaataaatagaaatagtgCATAGATAATAGTTTATAACATAGATAAAtgtcttttgaatataattgtagaaggattttttattttaagcattagaATAAGTTTTGCAGCTTTTTCCGTAATGTACAAAAAACGCCTTATTAATGCAtgaaattaccaattttttcaaaaaatatatattcccaGAAAAACTTTTAGCCAATTTTATAAGTTTCCACCTAAACTCAAtcaaaaaatgagtttaaaagttaatttcaagcaatatttttaaaaaaagttgtcgcTAGTAGTCAGATACCTTAAACCTAACAGATTTTTCGTAATAAACAAGGAACCTTAGTAGAATTCGGgacaattttatgtaatatttttttagtttaaaatcttaGTTTTGTTTAACATACAGAATATATAATGATAtcttatcaatattatattattccatttgtttattgaaaataagtcttttttttcaaaaacgtttaattttttaacatttcaaagtaaattttaccatttttttgtCGCTTAACATTgagagaaacatttttttcatgcaaaatatttacttaacataatttataagtttattttaacataaataaataagcatttaaattattgtcaattCAAATGATTGTAAAATATAGTTGTGAttgcgaaagaaaaaaaaaaaaggaagaaaatgatTAAGCACTTGCACTGAAGATATGGAGTCAgccaaaatgttttcaaacttttttaaaataaatagatattaggattaatcattttacatattagagctattcattttatttacccatgaatttttttaaatgaacaaaagttAATGATTTTTAGTTATTCACTGTTTagtttattgatataaaataattcctgTGCTACATTTCTGTAGAGTTCTATTTATCTTGtcacttaaattttcataaattaaataaatagaaagatgACTATCTTATTAGTTTTTTAGCTTAGTatgcattaaaaacttttttgtttctttcagtGAACATGAAATATTGAAGCAAGAGTTTTTTGAATACTCTGGTTTTCATGGAGAAATTGGCGCAATTGACTACTCATATAGCCATTATTGCCCCCAAGGATGATGTTTCCCACTGGGAACAAAATTATGTGaatcgaaaaaatattcattcactaAATGTTCAGCTTgtaagacatattttttttattaattatttcctaTTCAAGTCTATCTTTAgcttgtatttattatttaagttcatTTACTGTCAACTTGTAATGTATACATGTTCTTATTCAATATAATGAtcattaatatgaattaatgtaatacaatttcaatatttacagGTTGTTGATatgcagcaaaaaattttaaatatcgtagCTAGATTTCCTGGCAGCACGCACGACTCCTATATTTGGAAATCAAGCGAATTGCGAAAATGGCTGCAACTATCAAAACTAAAAGACACATGGCTCTTGGGTAATAGCTCTtataataaatggtttaaatttatatttattaatcatatgtgtgcatattattttaatgtaagatCAATGAACAGTTTTCTATTAGAAAAAACATTACTCCAATTATTGATACTTATTACTCCATTCTGATTCCATAATTTATTCGAATAGGGGATTCTGGATATCCACTTGAGCCATGGCTGTTAACTCCCATCAGTGGAGATAATGTATCTTCGCCTAAAGAGGAATACAATAGGAGACATGTTTCTGGCGTTGCAATGGCACACTGAAAAGCAGATTTCGGTGCCTTTTGAAGCACCGAGTATGGAATTACTCCCCTGAAACAGCAGCGAACATAATCAATGCCTGTGCTGTGCTGCACAATACATATgtgtataaatgaaaatatagtcaTTGAGAGAAACATCTCTGGATCTGATGTGCCTTTTGACACTGGAGTTCCGATCAATCCAGGGCAGCGAGAAACCGAAGTTTGAGATAAAGTTGTCCGAATGCTTACAAGTTAAGGagctgttatatttttaaaattttcacaaaaaaattaaaaaaaaaaaaacttttaagcacTCCAGAGCTATTTTAAATAGTGCTGCCAGTCCTAAGCCTGGAAAAAGTGTGAAGGGAagttataatcattttaaatagattttaaaccaCTTCCAATTATCCGAAACATTTTCGGCCCCGAGTAGTTTGGATAGGCGCCGCTCTactgcacattttttaaaatttctttagcaaatacttagttcaaaattttagagGTAATTAGTTCAACGAGAAACTAATGTGAGAGAGAAAGTTGTACATATGTTTGCtgtttaaaaagctttaaaatttctcacaaaaaaataaaaactaataatcttaattatctGACATCTTAActttgatgtttatttttcctATCTACGATGAAATACCAGTTTTGCAATTGTTTTTAGCCATCTTTTTTGTCGCCagatataatataatacatttgtTGTGATTTAAGTTGTTGTACTGTAATGTAACTGACTTATTCTTGATCAACTTGtctatattattttctcttttatgttGATTATCCAggaatatctttataaataagGGTTTTGTGcttgttatcaaaatatttttttcaaattaattgttttgcacaatgttttctcaaattaaatgttttgctctttttgaaatccattaaaaaaatgaacttttctgCGAGCTGTCTTTTCCGAAAAGGTAGCATGTGTTTGGTCAAATAATGTAATGTGGTAAGCCTAACTCATAACTCCATTTTAAAGCGAGTGTTTTTTAGCTgagtttttgaatgaaaaaatgagGCTCTCCCACTGTAAACTTTACATGGAGTCGAAATTTGAACATTATcttaaacactattttaaatttactctaacaaacctttaattttttctccgtaGAACTTTTTCTTGTATGACCCAGTTGAAAATGTTAtcgtaattaaaataactttttgtactAATACtgctaaatgcattttttttttattattaaattctagttGAATTTGAACAATAATCTATGGATTTTGAAATTTCGATATAACTTTTagccaaaaattttacaatagcaaaaatttttgaatacatgggggaaaatatattgaaatttaccagtaatagatgatttttttttgtagtgacaatttttgaaaatattttcgtaattgaccatatttttgtgttgattttttaatataattttcacaaaataggtaccttttacaaaaacctagacagatccCACCTTTTATAAATGAGAAATGTTGTTAGAGaccattttttttgtactaCTTCAATTTGCataagtttatttcaattaaaacacATAGAATAAATGTGTAAAGACTGGTTTTAACTTACATACTCATTTACTTGGTTATGCTGtctaatattttgaacttaatctGAAATCCAAATTATtagttgctttaaaatatagtctTTCATCGGTGTATGCTTAtgctttttaattgaaagtttatAACACTTGGTTTAGCGAAATAGCAATAAAGTAAGCACAATAAGTGCCCAGTTTGTATACGTAGTACTAAACATTATAATAAGTGAACTACCGCCACAACACGCGAACATGttaagagaaaaatgaaatcaacGTGATTGCACTCAAGAATTCTCTactttttaattagattaaaaattttggttaaaaagaCAGACCAGAAGCTggcatacaataaaatataatagaaatattaagttTCCAAATAGTCTTATATCTGCATCCTGAAGTGAGAATACTCAagcaccaaatttttttttttaaatgtcagtcCACAAGTTCACtagacttaaaataaaactgtaatcttgttaattaaaacttacaattacaagaaatttatacacttaaataaaaaaaaattgaattcctaacaataaaagaaaatggtaaGTGAAATTGTTTCAAACCTGATATAAAAGTATCAAACATTAaagtcaataaatataaaatagatatttcctCAATAATATACGAATACACAAACAAAGTGGAAATACAAGTTTgagaaatttacttaattttattcagatatatatataaaaaaaaactaaactaaacgaCTAGCCAAAACTTCTGCAATTTTCTCAAAAGCATCTAACAACTGTTAAGAAAACATAAAGAATGCAGttgcaaaaggaaaaaaaaatcataatttaatcaaaggtctgcaaaatttttaagctaatttattgtttgtttataaCTTAGAGAAATCGGTGttattttgcgaaaattttcttcctaaGTTCGAAACATTGAAAGGAGACAAATACTCGTACAACCAACGATGcccatgaaaataaatttatactacaCAAACTACTTACTTCTCTCCATTTCTCTACAGTTTTATGGCAGCTTCCAATCGCGTGTAACTCCAGCTGTAAGGCCAGGCCAGCCACATTCTCTCTCTGCCTTTATTCGTGAAAGTCGGCGTTAACTCTCCTTTGTACAGTACTGAAGGAGACCAATTTTTCTATCTGCGtaggagtaattttttttacccataaTTAAGATTCTTAATCTATCAAAGAAAATACACAGTGCACGGaattagtattttaagaaaacacacGGTAGATAAAACAACGTTGCCATATTGcggaaataaatattgcataaattaaaCGATTGGTTAAATTCAAGCCACGCCCTTAGAACCAGAATCGTGGAATGTCTGATTCCAGGTGAGTGTTCGTGGTACGATTTAGGGATGACATGGAATCAAACTTTCCCTGGCTTCTCGTTCCAGGCGGGAATCTTCGTTCCATTCCCAGTAGTTCATGGTAGGGGTCCAGAATATGAAccaatttaattgtaattttggcTGCCCCTGGAGAGTTTACATCCTGGATCATTGATAAAAAGAGTCATGAAATATAACACCTTAGAGGAAGACCCAAAATTGAAGACAGAGGAGCAGACTATAGAGTTAATGAGCAAAGTTCTCGATGAAGGTAAAGGTAATATAAAAGGTGTTAAAGGGTCTTCACCTTTGATTCTTGCTGAAGGCTTGGACTTCATTCGACGCTTGCTAAAAATCAAGCCACCTCATGTATTTACTCGAATACCCAGATCTATCACGTAAAGGAAATATTGGAAATTTAATGAGTGGAAAACGTGGCTCCTTTTCTACGCTTTACCATAGTATCCTTCCGGACAAATTCCTGCAACATATGTCTTTACTTTCTGAGTCCATCTTCTTGCTCTTAAACAAGCCAGTTTCTATCGATGATATTAGAATTGCAGACGTTATGCTAACTCAGCTTTTTATCaagataaagatattttatggaCCTGCTGCCATGACATTTAGTGTGCATCAAATGCTACACTTAGTTTTACGCGTGCGAGACTTGGGCGCTCTATGGGCTCAATCAGCTCTTGTTTTTGAAGATGGCAATGGCAAAATGTTGCATCTGGTAACTGCAGCTAAAGATGTTCCCCTAAAAATTCTGAATGGATTTTCCATAGAAAAGAAACTTGTTTAATCAGAAGAACAATTCTGAAAAGTTTCTAGATTT of the Parasteatoda tepidariorum isolate YZ-2023 unplaced genomic scaffold, CAS_Ptep_4.0 HiC_scaffold_672, whole genome shotgun sequence genome contains:
- the LOC122271720 gene encoding putative nuclease HARBI1, producing MEKLAQLTTHIAIIAPKDDVSHWEQNYVNRKNIHSLNVQLVVDMQQKILNIVARFPGSTHDSYIWKSSELRKWLQLSKLKDTWLLGDSGYPLEPWLLTPISGDNVSSPKEEYNRRHVSGVAMAH